The following are encoded together in the Xanthobacter autotrophicus Py2 genome:
- a CDS encoding hydroxymethylbutenyl pyrophosphate reductase (TIGRFAM: hydroxymethylbutenyl pyrophosphate reductase~PFAM: LytB protein~KEGG: rpd:RPD_4030 hydroxymethylbutenyl pyrophosphate reductase) — MPSIEPAMDPAAAPDAAAKPPLKILLAAPRGFCAGVVRAIDAVEQALKLYGAPVYVRHEIVHNKYVVEDLKRKGAIFVEELDEVPDTSAPVIFSAHGVPKSVPDEATSRKLFAIDATCPLVTKVHREAQVHFRKGRHILLIGHEGHPEVVGTIGQLPDGAFTLIETAEDARKVMPRDPDNLAYVTQTTLSLDDTAEMIAILRERFPALSEPHKEDICYATTNRQEAVKAIAPRVDALVVVGAPNSSNSQRLREAAERAGCARAVLVQRAADIDWTVFSSIASLGVTAGASAPEVLVEEIIDAFVERFTVTVETVTSTEEDVFFPLPRALRPDAAE; from the coding sequence ATGCCCTCGATCGAGCCCGCCATGGACCCCGCTGCAGCGCCGGATGCCGCTGCAAAGCCGCCGCTCAAGATCCTTCTTGCCGCGCCGCGCGGCTTCTGCGCCGGCGTGGTGCGGGCCATCGACGCGGTGGAGCAGGCGCTGAAGCTCTATGGCGCCCCCGTCTATGTGCGCCACGAGATCGTGCACAACAAATACGTGGTGGAAGATCTCAAGCGGAAGGGCGCCATCTTCGTGGAGGAGCTGGACGAGGTGCCGGACACCTCCGCGCCGGTTATCTTCTCCGCCCACGGGGTGCCGAAATCGGTGCCGGACGAGGCGACCTCCCGCAAGCTGTTCGCCATCGACGCCACCTGCCCGCTGGTGACCAAGGTGCACCGGGAGGCGCAGGTGCATTTCCGCAAGGGCCGGCACATCCTGCTGATCGGCCATGAGGGCCATCCGGAGGTGGTGGGCACCATCGGCCAGCTGCCGGACGGCGCCTTCACCCTGATCGAGACCGCCGAGGATGCGCGCAAGGTGATGCCGCGCGACCCGGACAACCTCGCCTATGTGACTCAGACCACCCTGTCGCTGGACGACACGGCGGAAATGATCGCCATCCTGCGCGAGCGCTTCCCGGCGCTGAGCGAGCCGCACAAGGAAGACATCTGCTACGCCACCACCAACCGGCAGGAAGCGGTGAAGGCCATCGCGCCCAGGGTGGATGCGCTGGTTGTGGTGGGCGCGCCCAATTCCTCCAATTCCCAGCGCCTGCGCGAGGCGGCGGAGCGGGCCGGCTGCGCCCGCGCCGTGCTGGTGCAGCGGGCGGCGGACATCGACTGGACGGTGTTCTCCAGCATCGCCAGCCTCGGCGTCACCGCCGGCGCCTCGGCTCCGGAGGTGCTGGTGGAAGAGATCATCGATGCCTTCGTCGAACGCTTCACCGTGACGGTCGAGACTGTGACCTCAACGGAGGAGGACGTGTTCTTCCCCCTGCCGCGCGCCCTGCGGCCGGATGCGGCGGAGTAG
- a CDS encoding homoserine kinase (TIGRFAM: homoserine kinase~PFAM: aminoglycoside phosphotransferase~KEGG: rpa:RPA4270 homoserine kinase), whose protein sequence is MAVYTDVAPAELEAFLSGYDIGTLTSFHGIAEGVENSNFLVQTTRGSYILTLYEKRVNRDDLPFFIGLMEHLAARGLSCPQPVAQRSGAVLSEIAGRPAAMVTFLPGVSVRRPTAEHCAELGRGLAQLHLAGADFAMRRANNLSVAGWRPLFVAADGQADDVAPGLADAIAAELATLEANWPQGLPAGVIHADLFPDNAFFLDEKLSGIIDFYFACTDFLAYDVAVCLNAWCFEPDGSYNVTKGRALLSGYEAVRPLSGAEKAALPRLARGAALRFLLTRLVDWLNVPEGALVRPKDPLEYLKKLRFHQAVDSAQDYGLAA, encoded by the coding sequence GTGGCGGTCTATACGGACGTTGCGCCGGCGGAGCTTGAGGCTTTCCTGTCCGGCTACGACATCGGCACGCTCACCTCTTTCCACGGCATCGCGGAAGGGGTGGAGAACTCCAACTTCCTGGTTCAGACCACGCGCGGCAGCTACATCCTCACCCTCTATGAGAAGCGGGTGAACCGGGACGATTTGCCCTTCTTCATCGGCCTCATGGAGCATCTGGCGGCGCGTGGCCTGTCGTGCCCGCAGCCGGTGGCGCAGCGCTCGGGGGCGGTGCTGTCGGAGATCGCGGGGCGGCCGGCGGCCATGGTCACCTTCCTGCCCGGCGTCTCGGTGCGGCGGCCCACGGCCGAGCATTGCGCCGAGCTGGGGCGGGGCCTCGCCCAGCTGCATCTGGCCGGCGCTGACTTCGCCATGAGGCGGGCCAACAACCTCTCCGTCGCCGGCTGGCGGCCTTTGTTCGTGGCGGCGGACGGGCAGGCCGACGACGTGGCGCCGGGCCTTGCCGATGCCATCGCGGCGGAGCTGGCAACGCTGGAGGCGAACTGGCCGCAGGGTCTGCCGGCGGGCGTCATTCATGCCGACCTGTTCCCGGACAACGCCTTCTTCCTCGATGAAAAGCTCTCGGGCATCATCGACTTCTACTTCGCCTGCACCGACTTCCTCGCCTATGACGTGGCGGTGTGCCTCAACGCCTGGTGCTTCGAGCCGGACGGCTCCTACAACGTCACCAAGGGGCGGGCGCTGCTGTCGGGCTATGAAGCGGTGCGGCCCCTGTCGGGGGCCGAGAAGGCAGCCCTGCCGCGCCTTGCCCGGGGCGCTGCCCTGCGCTTCCTGCTCACCCGCCTCGTGGACTGGCTGAACGTGCCCGAGGGCGCTTTGGTGCGCCCCAAGGACCCGCTGGAATATCTGAAGAAGCTGCGCTTCCACCAGGCGGTGGACAGCGCGCAGGATTACGGTCTGGCGGCATGA
- a CDS encoding Ribonuclease H (PFAM: ribonuclease H~KEGG: mes:Meso_0750 ribonuclease H), producing the protein MKEVAVFTDGACSGNPGPGGWGAILRFGAHEKELSGGEALTTNNRMELMGAIAALEALKEPCTVDLHTDSNYLKDGVTKWMHGWKRNGWRTADKKPVKNQDLWERLDAALKRHTLRWHWVKGHAGHAENERADELARAGMAPFKLKGRLSG; encoded by the coding sequence ATGAAAGAAGTGGCGGTGTTCACGGACGGGGCCTGCTCGGGCAATCCCGGCCCCGGCGGCTGGGGCGCGATCCTGCGCTTCGGCGCCCACGAGAAGGAGCTGAGCGGTGGCGAGGCCCTCACCACCAACAACCGCATGGAGCTGATGGGCGCCATCGCCGCGCTGGAGGCGCTGAAGGAGCCGTGCACGGTGGATCTGCACACCGACAGCAACTACCTGAAGGACGGCGTGACCAAGTGGATGCACGGCTGGAAGCGCAACGGCTGGCGCACCGCCGACAAGAAGCCGGTGAAGAACCAGGACCTGTGGGAGCGCCTCGATGCGGCGCTGAAGCGCCACACCCTGCGCTGGCATTGGGTGAAGGGCCATGCCGGCCACGCTGAGAACGAGCGCGCGGACGAACTGGCCCGCGCCGGCATGGCCCCGTTCAAGCTCAAGGGCCGACTCAGCGGCTGA
- a CDS encoding efflux transporter, RND family, MFP subunit (TIGRFAM: efflux transporter, RND family, MFP subunit~PFAM: secretion protein HlyD family protein~KEGG: nha:Nham_0711 secretion protein HlyD) yields MTLAPRLWVVLAAFALPLAACGQPSAQQQGAPPPPQVTVATPQTKTVTDQDEYVGRFVAIDEVNVRARVAGYLDKIHFTDGQMVKEGDLLFTIDQRPYLIALDQAKANLDQAKANLDFTKADLDRAKTLLEDRTSNAISKQTFDQRTQAARSAAATVLSQEAAVHSAQLDLTFTEVRAPVSGRIGDRRVSVGNYVAAGSGATPTLLAVIVSIDPIRFEFTIDEASLLRILRRKGGADVSGDPVALKLIDDKDFIHPGKLDFLNNVIDRETGTIRGRAVFENKNGLFRPGMFARIRLDSSAPYQALAVPDVAIGTEQVNKFVYVIGPENKVLQKVVTLGPLVGDMRVIRSGLTADDKVVVNGLMRVRPGVTVNPQMAEASPPPAAAPAATTAK; encoded by the coding sequence ATGACGCTTGCCCCGCGCCTTTGGGTTGTTCTTGCTGCGTTTGCCCTGCCGCTTGCCGCCTGCGGACAGCCTTCCGCCCAGCAGCAGGGCGCGCCGCCGCCGCCCCAGGTGACGGTGGCCACGCCGCAGACCAAGACCGTCACCGACCAGGACGAATATGTCGGCCGCTTCGTCGCCATCGACGAGGTGAACGTGCGTGCCCGGGTGGCCGGCTATCTGGACAAGATCCATTTCACCGACGGCCAGATGGTGAAGGAGGGCGACCTGCTCTTCACCATCGACCAGCGCCCCTACCTGATCGCCCTCGACCAGGCCAAGGCGAACCTGGACCAAGCCAAGGCCAATCTCGACTTCACCAAGGCCGACCTCGACCGCGCCAAGACGCTGCTGGAGGACCGCACCTCCAACGCCATCTCCAAGCAGACGTTCGACCAGCGCACCCAGGCCGCGCGCTCCGCCGCCGCGACCGTGCTGTCGCAGGAGGCCGCCGTCCACTCGGCCCAGCTCGACCTCACCTTCACCGAGGTGCGCGCCCCGGTCTCGGGCCGCATTGGCGATCGGCGCGTGTCGGTGGGCAATTACGTGGCGGCCGGCTCCGGCGCCACGCCCACCCTTCTCGCGGTGATCGTCTCCATCGATCCCATCCGCTTCGAATTCACCATCGACGAGGCCTCCCTGCTGCGCATCCTGCGCCGCAAGGGCGGGGCCGACGTGTCCGGCGACCCGGTCGCCCTCAAGCTGATCGACGACAAGGATTTCATCCACCCGGGCAAGCTCGACTTCCTGAACAACGTCATCGACCGGGAAACCGGCACCATCCGTGGCCGCGCGGTGTTCGAGAACAAGAACGGCCTGTTCCGCCCCGGCATGTTCGCCCGTATCCGCCTCGATTCCTCCGCCCCCTACCAGGCGCTGGCCGTGCCGGACGTCGCCATCGGCACCGAGCAGGTGAACAAGTTCGTCTATGTGATCGGGCCCGAGAACAAGGTGCTGCAGAAGGTGGTCACCCTGGGGCCGCTGGTGGGCGACATGCGGGTGATCCGCTCCGGCCTCACGGCGGACGACAAGGTGGTCGTCAACGGCCTGATGCGCGTGCGGCCCGGCGTCACCGTCAACCCGCAGATGGCGGAGGCCAGCCCTCCGCCCGCAGCCGCCCCTGCCGCCACCACCGCGAAGTGA
- a CDS encoding transporter, hydrophobe/amphiphile efflux-1 (HAE1) family (TIGRFAM: transporter, hydrophobe/amphiphile efflux-1 (HAE1) family~PFAM: acriflavin resistance protein~KEGG: nha:Nham_0712 hydrophobe/amphiphile efflux-1 HAE1) codes for MRFSHFFIDRPIFASVVSAVVMILGAVTYLRLPVAQYPDIAPPVITVTGQYPGASAEIVAETVVAPIEQQINGVEHMLYLASNSTADGRFSISVTFDIGTNLDIAQVQVQNRVAIAQPRLPSEVQQVGVVTAKSSPDLMLVVSLYSPDGSRDPLFISNFANIEIKDVLSRIDGVGSITVFGSREYAMQIWLDPDRLSQLNLTTTDVVAALKAQNVQVASGVLNAPPVPEQRAFQIAVRTLGRLSDARAFSDIVIKQTDQALVRLKDVGRVEIAAQDYASTSFLDKDISIQLGVFQRPGSNALATGNAVVAEMARIGKTFPEGLKYGIYYNPTQFIQQSVDAVVHTIGEAIVLVVLVVILFLQTWRAAIIPILAIPISLIGTFFVMGLFGFSLNNLSLFGLVLAIGIVVDDAIVVVENVERNIEAGLSPRDAAYKTMDEVGGALVAISLVLSSVFVPTAFITGLSGEFYRQFALTIAGSTLISLLVSLTLSPAMCALLLKPHRAAHEKPAWYARPVVGFFGVFNRAFEGLGNGYAYLTARLVRVVALVLIVYVGIVAFGGYLFTTTPQGFIPQQDRGYLIIAAQLPPGASMQRTETVMKKAGDLVLGTPGVSRVINIAGFSGATFTNAPNAGAMFVILKPFPERDGHPEQTAAAVQKVLFGKMAGIQEAQMIVVQPPPVQGIGNAGGFRMMIEDRSGAGLLALRNATYAMMGAAAQTPGLMQVYSLFETSTPQLFLDIDRQKAQLLKVNTADLFAALQTYIGSSYVNDFNLFGRTFRVQAQADAPFRLDPKDVLSIRVRTAGGETVPLGSFTTVRDISGPYRVPRYNLYPAAELDGSPAPGYSQGQAIQIMQELAAKVLPQGFSYEWTALAYQQQKAGNTAIFAFALGVLFVFLVLAAQYESLTLPLAVILIVPMCLVAALIGVILRGQDNNILTQVGFIVLIGLAAKNAILIVEFAKQLEDQGHGRREAAVEASRLRLRPIVMTSLAFILGVVPLVWATGAGAELRQALGTAVFSGMIGVTLFGLIFTPTFYVFARWLAGLGARRETKAEPPHHPAPAE; via the coding sequence ATGCGCTTCTCACACTTCTTCATCGACCGGCCCATCTTCGCCTCGGTGGTGTCCGCCGTCGTCATGATCCTTGGCGCGGTGACCTACCTGCGCCTGCCCGTGGCCCAGTATCCCGACATCGCCCCGCCGGTGATCACGGTGACCGGGCAATATCCCGGCGCCTCGGCGGAGATCGTCGCCGAGACCGTGGTCGCGCCCATCGAGCAGCAGATCAACGGCGTGGAGCACATGCTCTACCTGGCGTCCAACTCGACGGCGGACGGCCGCTTCTCCATTTCCGTCACCTTCGATATCGGCACCAACCTCGACATCGCCCAGGTGCAGGTGCAGAACCGCGTCGCCATCGCCCAGCCGCGCCTGCCCAGCGAAGTGCAGCAGGTGGGCGTGGTCACGGCCAAGTCATCGCCCGACCTGATGCTGGTGGTGAGCCTGTATTCGCCCGACGGCTCGCGCGATCCGCTCTTCATCTCGAACTTCGCCAATATCGAGATCAAGGACGTGCTCTCGCGCATTGACGGCGTGGGCTCCATCACCGTGTTCGGCTCGCGCGAATACGCCATGCAGATCTGGCTCGATCCGGACCGGCTGTCCCAGCTCAACCTCACCACCACCGACGTGGTGGCGGCGCTGAAGGCGCAGAACGTCCAGGTGGCCTCCGGCGTGCTCAACGCGCCGCCGGTGCCGGAGCAGCGTGCCTTCCAGATCGCCGTGCGCACCCTCGGCCGGCTTTCGGATGCGCGGGCCTTCTCCGACATCGTCATCAAGCAGACCGACCAGGCGCTGGTGCGGCTGAAGGACGTGGGCCGGGTGGAGATCGCGGCCCAGGACTATGCCTCGACCTCGTTCCTCGACAAGGACATCTCGATCCAGCTCGGCGTGTTCCAGCGCCCCGGCTCCAACGCCCTCGCCACCGGCAACGCCGTGGTGGCCGAGATGGCGCGCATCGGCAAGACCTTCCCGGAAGGGTTGAAGTACGGCATCTACTACAATCCCACCCAGTTCATCCAGCAGTCGGTGGATGCGGTGGTGCACACCATCGGCGAGGCCATCGTGCTGGTGGTGCTGGTGGTGATCCTGTTCCTGCAGACCTGGCGGGCGGCGATCATCCCCATCCTCGCCATCCCGATCTCGCTCATCGGCACCTTCTTCGTCATGGGCCTGTTCGGCTTCTCGCTGAACAACCTGTCCCTGTTCGGCCTGGTTCTGGCCATCGGCATCGTGGTGGATGACGCCATCGTCGTGGTGGAGAATGTGGAGCGCAACATCGAGGCCGGGCTCTCCCCGCGCGATGCCGCCTACAAGACCATGGACGAGGTGGGCGGGGCGCTGGTGGCGATCTCGCTGGTGCTGTCGTCGGTGTTCGTGCCCACGGCCTTCATCACCGGCCTGTCGGGCGAGTTCTATCGCCAGTTCGCCCTCACCATCGCCGGCTCGACCCTGATCTCGCTTTTGGTGTCGCTGACCCTGTCGCCCGCCATGTGCGCGCTGCTGCTGAAGCCGCACCGCGCCGCCCACGAGAAGCCGGCCTGGTATGCCCGGCCGGTGGTGGGCTTCTTCGGGGTCTTCAACCGGGCCTTCGAGGGGCTCGGCAACGGCTATGCGTACCTGACCGCGCGCCTGGTGCGGGTGGTGGCGCTGGTGCTGATCGTCTACGTGGGCATCGTCGCCTTCGGCGGCTACCTGTTCACCACCACGCCTCAGGGCTTCATCCCGCAGCAGGACCGCGGCTATCTCATCATCGCCGCCCAGTTGCCCCCCGGCGCTTCCATGCAGCGCACCGAGACGGTGATGAAGAAGGCCGGCGACCTGGTACTCGGCACGCCGGGCGTCAGCCGCGTCATCAACATCGCCGGCTTCTCCGGCGCCACCTTCACCAACGCGCCCAACGCCGGCGCCATGTTCGTGATCCTGAAGCCCTTCCCCGAGCGCGACGGCCATCCCGAGCAGACGGCGGCGGCGGTCCAGAAGGTGTTGTTCGGCAAGATGGCGGGCATCCAGGAAGCCCAGATGATCGTGGTGCAGCCGCCGCCGGTGCAGGGCATCGGCAATGCCGGCGGCTTCCGCATGATGATCGAGGACCGCTCCGGCGCGGGCCTGCTCGCCCTGCGCAACGCCACCTACGCCATGATGGGCGCCGCCGCCCAGACGCCGGGCCTGATGCAGGTCTATTCGCTGTTCGAGACCTCGACGCCCCAGCTGTTCCTCGACATCGACCGGCAGAAGGCGCAGCTGCTGAAGGTCAACACCGCCGACCTGTTCGCGGCGCTGCAGACCTATATCGGCTCGTCCTACGTCAACGACTTCAACCTGTTCGGCCGCACCTTCCGGGTGCAGGCCCAGGCCGACGCGCCGTTCCGCCTCGATCCGAAGGACGTGCTCTCCATCAGGGTGCGCACCGCGGGCGGGGAGACGGTGCCGCTCGGCTCCTTCACCACCGTGCGCGACATTTCCGGTCCCTATCGCGTGCCGCGCTACAATCTGTATCCCGCGGCCGAGCTGGACGGCTCGCCGGCGCCCGGATACTCGCAGGGCCAGGCCATCCAGATCATGCAGGAGCTGGCGGCGAAGGTGCTGCCGCAGGGCTTCTCCTATGAATGGACGGCGCTCGCCTACCAGCAGCAGAAGGCCGGCAACACCGCCATCTTCGCCTTCGCCCTGGGCGTGCTGTTCGTGTTCCTGGTGCTGGCGGCCCAGTATGAGAGCCTGACCCTGCCTCTGGCTGTCATCCTCATCGTGCCCATGTGCCTGGTGGCCGCGCTTATCGGCGTGATCCTGAGGGGGCAGGACAACAACATCCTGACCCAGGTGGGCTTCATCGTGCTCATCGGCCTTGCCGCCAAGAACGCCATCCTCATCGTCGAGTTCGCCAAGCAGCTGGAAGACCAGGGCCATGGCCGGCGCGAGGCTGCGGTGGAGGCGTCGCGGCTGCGGCTTCGGCCCATCGTGATGACCTCGCTCGCCTTCATCCTCGGCGTGGTGCCGCTGGTGTGGGCCACCGGGGCCGGCGCCGAGCTGCGGCAGGCGCTGGGCACGGCGGTGTTCTCCGGCATGATCGGGGTGACGCTGTTCGGCCTGATCTTCACGCCCACCTTCTACGTCTTCGCCCGCTGGCTCGCCGGCCTCGGCGCGCGCCGCGAGACCAAGGCCGAGCCGCCGCACCACCCGGCCCCGGCCGAGTAG
- a CDS encoding Rhomboid family protein (PFAM: Rhomboid family protein~KEGG: rpb:RPB_2152 rhomboid-like protein): MTRRILLAAPGPGSYVQDVSRGPSFPGVPDQQPVFNVPGAVAALALALLFIHALRAIVLSDEADLEVLTYFAFVPARYGLPDTLFYLPGGFGPKLWTPVSYAFLHANWMHVIVNLVWLLAFGTPVARRFGSTRFVAFFAVTAAGGALAHYLSYPDALVPLIGASASVSGTMAAAVRFAFAPGAALSGRRAIFADHQPAGSLIENFTDRRVLVFVGAFFALNLLFAVGVSLPGADGAQIAWQAHVGGFVAGLLLFPLFDPVGKRQPA; the protein is encoded by the coding sequence TTGACCCGCCGCATTTTACTTGCCGCGCCGGGCCCGGGCTCCTATGTGCAGGACGTGTCCCGTGGCCCTTCCTTCCCCGGCGTGCCGGATCAGCAGCCCGTCTTCAACGTGCCCGGCGCGGTCGCCGCCCTGGCGCTGGCGCTGCTGTTCATCCACGCGCTGCGCGCCATCGTGCTGTCGGACGAGGCGGACCTCGAGGTCCTGACCTATTTCGCCTTCGTCCCCGCCCGCTATGGCCTGCCCGACACCCTGTTCTACCTGCCGGGTGGCTTCGGGCCGAAGCTGTGGACCCCGGTGAGCTACGCCTTCCTGCATGCCAACTGGATGCACGTCATCGTCAATCTGGTCTGGCTGCTGGCCTTCGGCACGCCGGTGGCGCGGCGCTTCGGCTCGACGCGGTTCGTGGCCTTCTTCGCAGTGACGGCGGCGGGCGGGGCGCTGGCCCATTACCTGAGCTATCCCGATGCGCTGGTGCCGCTCATCGGTGCCTCGGCCTCGGTGTCCGGCACCATGGCGGCGGCGGTGCGTTTTGCTTTCGCCCCCGGCGCGGCCCTGTCGGGACGGCGCGCCATCTTCGCCGACCATCAGCCGGCGGGCTCGCTGATCGAGAATTTCACCGATCGCCGCGTGCTGGTGTTCGTGGGGGCCTTCTTCGCCCTCAACCTGCTGTTCGCGGTCGGGGTGTCCCTGCCGGGAGCGGACGGGGCGCAGATCGCCTGGCAAGCCCATGTGGGCGGCTTCGTCGCCGGACTGCTGCTATTCCCGCTGTTCGATCCGGTCGGGAAGCGCCAGCCGGCCTGA
- a CDS encoding putative signal-transduction protein with CBS domains (PFAM: CBS domain containing protein~KEGG: bbt:BBta_5213 hypothetical protein), whose protein sequence is MTVSVILSRKGNDICTIGPDATVGDAVARLAGRRIGAIVVVDDAMSVEGIISERDVVRLIGEQGVNVLAEPLSSVMTRAVVTCTPDETVPVIMERMTRGRFRHVPVVSGDKLVGIISIGDVVKFRVEEMERESAQLRDYIMSA, encoded by the coding sequence ATGACCGTGAGCGTCATCCTCAGCCGCAAGGGCAACGACATCTGCACCATCGGGCCGGATGCGACCGTGGGCGATGCCGTGGCGCGCCTTGCCGGGCGCCGCATCGGCGCCATCGTCGTGGTTGACGACGCCATGAGCGTGGAAGGCATCATCTCCGAGCGCGACGTGGTGCGCCTGATCGGGGAGCAGGGGGTCAACGTGCTCGCCGAGCCGCTGTCGAGCGTGATGACGCGCGCGGTGGTGACCTGCACGCCCGACGAGACCGTTCCCGTGATCATGGAGCGCATGACGCGCGGCCGCTTCCGCCACGTGCCCGTGGTGTCGGGCGACAAGCTGGTGGGCATCATCTCCATCGGCGATGTGGTGAAGTTCCGCGTGGAGGAGATGGAGCGCGAGAGCGCCCAGCTGCGCGACTACATCATGTCGGCCTGA
- a CDS encoding Peroxidase (PFAM: alkyl hydroperoxide reductase/ Thiol specific antioxidant/ Mal allergen; Redoxin domain protein~KEGG: fjo:Fjoh_5017 peroxidase) produces the protein MATLRLGDVVPDFEAVTTEGPIKFHEWLGDSWGILFSHPKNFTPVCTTELGQASHLKPEFDKRGVKLIGLSVDTIENHPAWVGDIKDATGASLNFPLIADSDKKVSDLYDLIHPNASDTATVRSVFIIGPDKKLKLSLTYPASTGRNFDEILRVVDSLQLTAKHSVATPVNWKHGEDVIIVPSVTDEAAKEKFPEGWKTVKPYLRVVRQPGA, from the coding sequence ATGGCGACCCTGCGACTTGGCGACGTGGTGCCCGATTTCGAGGCCGTGACCACTGAAGGCCCCATCAAGTTTCATGAGTGGCTCGGCGACAGCTGGGGCATCCTGTTTTCCCACCCCAAGAACTTCACCCCCGTCTGCACCACCGAGCTCGGCCAGGCGTCCCACCTGAAGCCCGAGTTCGACAAGCGCGGCGTGAAGCTGATCGGCCTGTCGGTGGACACCATCGAGAACCACCCGGCCTGGGTGGGCGACATCAAGGACGCCACCGGCGCCAGCCTCAACTTCCCGCTGATCGCCGACTCGGACAAGAAGGTCTCCGACCTCTACGACCTGATCCACCCCAACGCGAGCGACACCGCCACCGTGCGCTCGGTGTTCATCATCGGGCCGGACAAGAAGCTGAAGCTGTCCCTGACCTATCCGGCCTCCACCGGCCGCAACTTCGACGAGATCCTGCGCGTGGTGGACAGCCTCCAGCTCACCGCCAAGCATTCGGTCGCGACCCCGGTGAACTGGAAGCACGGCGAGGACGTGATCATCGTCCCCTCCGTCACCGACGAGGCGGCCAAGGAGAAGTTCCCCGAAGGCTGGAAGACCGTGAAGCCCTATCTGCGCGTGGTGCGCCAGCCGGGCGCCTGA
- a CDS encoding Choloylglycine hydrolase (PFAM: Choloylglycine hydrolase~KEGG: ftf:FTF1234 choloylglycine hydrolase family protein), whose product MKRILAAALAAFLPIQNAGLAVACTAVNVVAADKTVIAGRTMEWAFDMKWTLKSIPKGTSLTLTAPTDLGLPEKTVATLYSVVGISAEVIPGGAIVEGQNAAGLGMSGNFLPGFTTYQTVTKADTSYVSILGFGAWALGMNGSVAEVRAALAKIKVWADASLPSGPTPPTLHMVFTDRSGASIVVEYVGGELQIHDNVASVLTNSPPYDWHLLNLRNYLNLSTMGVGDRRFGTANVTAIGQGGGATGLPGDFTPPSRFVRAAFMRHSMAQPKDAATATAAIGHVLNTVDIPLGVAQSKDGDTVVSDYTQWVAIKDLTHNRMMISDYAHRATFLTLDLDAIFAQDKPSARLVTDLPFPAAVDGTAALRN is encoded by the coding sequence TTGAAACGCATCCTGGCAGCTGCGCTTGCAGCATTCCTTCCCATCCAGAACGCCGGGCTGGCCGTGGCCTGCACGGCGGTGAACGTGGTCGCGGCCGACAAGACCGTGATCGCCGGCCGCACCATGGAATGGGCATTCGACATGAAATGGACGCTCAAGAGCATCCCCAAGGGCACGTCGCTGACGCTGACCGCCCCGACCGACCTCGGCCTGCCTGAGAAGACGGTGGCGACCCTCTATTCCGTCGTGGGCATCAGTGCCGAGGTCATTCCCGGCGGCGCCATCGTCGAGGGGCAGAACGCGGCCGGCCTCGGCATGAGCGGCAATTTCCTGCCCGGATTCACCACCTACCAGACGGTCACCAAGGCGGACACGTCCTACGTCTCCATCCTCGGCTTCGGCGCCTGGGCGCTCGGGATGAACGGCTCGGTGGCCGAGGTGCGCGCCGCTTTGGCGAAGATCAAGGTCTGGGCCGATGCCTCGCTGCCGAGCGGGCCGACGCCGCCCACCCTCCACATGGTCTTCACTGACCGCTCGGGCGCCAGCATTGTCGTGGAATATGTCGGCGGAGAACTGCAGATCCACGACAATGTGGCGAGCGTCCTCACCAACTCGCCGCCCTACGACTGGCACCTCCTGAACCTGCGCAACTATCTCAACCTCTCCACCATGGGCGTCGGCGACCGCCGGTTCGGGACGGCCAACGTCACCGCCATCGGCCAGGGCGGCGGCGCCACCGGGCTGCCGGGCGACTTCACCCCGCCCTCGCGCTTCGTGCGGGCGGCCTTCATGCGCCATTCCATGGCCCAGCCGAAGGACGCCGCCACCGCCACCGCCGCCATCGGCCACGTCCTGAACACCGTGGATATTCCGCTGGGCGTCGCCCAGAGCAAGGACGGCGACACGGTCGTCTCGGACTACACCCAGTGGGTGGCCATCAAGGATCTCACCCACAACCGGATGATGATCTCGGACTATGCCCACCGGGCGACCTTCCTGACCCTCGATCTCGATGCGATCTTCGCCCAGGACAAGCCGAGTGCGCGGCTGGTCACGGACCTGCCGTTTCCGGCCGCGGTGGACGGGACGGCCGCGCTCCGGAACTGA